One window of the Oscillospiraceae bacterium genome contains the following:
- a CDS encoding VanW family protein, with product MNFAHERSDSFLPVSIYKHNSLIRRRLGNVEMQLQENKAVNLSLAAPKLNGILIKPGQTFSFWHLVGNASAKRGFKEGLTITTGHPTKGIGGGMCQLTNLIHWMVLHTDLTVTELHHHDRYDLFPDFNRQVPFGTGTSILYNYLDYHLKNETDLTYQLVISVNEEYLCGEIRADKCQPFSYHIKSQNEFFSKEPDGVYRNGEVLRVKVDPVTGNHIESQLLRKNHAKVAYDTANLEIKELAKRD from the coding sequence ATGAACTTTGCCCATGAAAGATCGGATTCCTTTTTACCGGTTTCGATTTATAAACATAATTCGTTGATTCGGCGGCGGCTGGGCAATGTCGAGATGCAACTGCAGGAGAACAAAGCGGTCAATTTATCCCTTGCCGCGCCAAAACTGAACGGGATTTTGATCAAACCCGGGCAGACCTTCTCTTTTTGGCATCTGGTCGGAAACGCCTCGGCAAAGCGCGGATTCAAAGAGGGATTGACGATTACCACCGGCCATCCTACTAAAGGGATCGGAGGCGGGATGTGCCAATTGACCAATTTGATTCACTGGATGGTTTTGCACACCGATCTGACCGTCACCGAACTGCACCACCATGACCGGTACGATTTATTTCCCGATTTTAACCGACAGGTGCCGTTCGGTACCGGAACTTCGATTCTGTATAACTACCTTGATTATCATTTAAAAAACGAGACCGATCTTACTTATCAGCTGGTGATCTCTGTGAATGAGGAATATCTGTGCGGCGAAATCAGGGCCGACAAATGTCAGCCGTTTTCTTATCACATCAAGAGTCAAAACGAATTCTTTTCCAAAGAGCCGGACGGTGTTTATCGCAACGGCGAGGTGCTGCGGGTCAAAGTTGATCCCGTGACCGGAAATCACATTGAATCACAGCTTTTACGGAAAAACCATGCAAAAGTGGCTTATGACACCGCAAATTTAGAAATCAAAGAACTTGCAAAACGAGATTAA